Genomic DNA from Haloplanus aerogenes:
CCCTCGTTGACGAGCGTCGCCGTCACCGTCCCGTCGTCGCCCACGCTGAGGTTACTCGCTACGTCCCGGACGGCGAACGACTGCTCCGGTCGTACCTCGACGCCGAACTGTAACGGACTCGACCGTTCCGTGATCCCACTCGGGTCTTCGTACTCGACGCCGGCGATCACCGGATAGGACCCAGGAGACACGTCGCGCGACGCGACGGCCTGTACCTCGACTGTGGTCGTTTCACCGGGGTCGAGCGAGGGGACGAACACGTCGGCCGTGGGTTGTGGGGCGGCGTACTCGCCGAATCGAACGGTCGTGTGGTTCGAGCGTAACCGGACGCGTGCGTCCGTCGCGGTCTGTGTCCCCACGTTCTTCAGGCCGAACGACAGCGTTCCCGTGTCGCCTGCAGTGATACTGTCCGATGTTCGGTCGACGATTTCGAACTCCGGCCGGTCCTCGACGACGAGCGTCACGTACTTGATCTCCGATTTCGTGAGGTCGGTGTACTCGACGTCACTGTACCCTGGCGGTCCTCCCGTTTGCCAGTAATGCGCGGCGACCGTGTAGTCGTACTCGACCCGGATCGGAATACGGTACGCTCCCGGAGCAGCGTCGCCGATATCGAGTTTGAACGTTACGGGTCGCTGGAGACCGCCTTCGGGGACGTTCCCGACGAGAGCCTCTCCGGACTTGAGCGTTATCGGGGCGTCGATCCGACCCGAGAGAACGGTCATGCGGACGTTCCGTGCGGTCTTGACTCGCCGTTCCAGATCCGCTGGGCCACCCTGATCGAGACTTCCGTCGTTCGCCACAGAGACCGAGAGGGTGGCTCTAGATTCCGCGGTGACGTGGTTGTCGTGAGCGGACAGTTCGATCGACGGACGTCCGATGACGCTGTACTTGGCTGCCACGGGCATCGACAGTAGCGAGAGCACTAACACGCCAACGAGCACGACCTTGCCAATCCGGCGTGGCTTCTTCATACAACCAGGAGGGGGAGTAAAAAATAGTAGCTTACTTCGAACATGTATGAATGTTATTTTGTTGTTATTTTCTCGCGACGCTCGTCAGTGCCGGTTTCCGTACACGCTGGAACCAGTCCGTAGATAGTCAAGAGGCCGACGTGGGGGCGCCCAGACGACCGATAGTTCGAAGAAAGCGACCAGCGTCGAGAGAGCCACCGTCCTCCCGGTGATCGTTCGTTATTCGACGGCGAGAGCGCTCGTAGACCGTTCAGCTCCTGAGAACATCTCGGTACCATCCTAACATGTTAGCCATAGCTGGTGTGTATTCGTGGCTCGAATCATCCCCGAGGACACGGAGAACGAGCTAATGCCTAGAGCAAAACTGCGGCTTTCGGTTCCGGACGCGGTATGGATTCACGACATCTCGGTCGATCATCCGGCGGTGACGTTCCAAGTCGTCGCCACCCTGTCCAGTGAGGACAATGGGATCGCCTTACTCAAAGTTCGAACTGCGGATCCGCTCCCGATTCTCACCGAGATTCGAGAGCGTGACGACATCACCGACTTCGATCTGTTGTGGAAACGGGACAACGTGACGATGATTCAGATCGAGACGACGAACCCCCTGCTGCTGTTCCCCATCTTGAAAGCTGGTGTTCCACTCCAGACGCCGTTCGAAATCAGCGACGGGACCGCAGTATGGGTGATTACGACGTCGTCGGAACGGCTGTCAGCGCTCGGGACACGACTCGATCAGGCCGGAATCGAGTTCGCCATCGAGTACGTGCACAACGAGCCACCGGATCCGGCCGAGCAGCTCCTTACCGACCGCCAGCGAGAAGTTCTGTTGGCGGCCGCCGCGCAAGGATATTACGAGACCCCTCGACGAATAACGCTCACCGAACTGTCCAACTCGCTCGATATCGCGAAAGCGACCGGGAGTGACGTTCTCCACCGTGCCGAAGGAAAAATCCTGACGTGGTTCATCGAGGAGTATCTCTCGTCGAGCGCGGCGCTCGTTTGAATTCTTCGTCGACAACAGCTCCTGTCCTCGGGAAATGAGTCGGATGATCCCGACGAGCCGAGTATCTCGGTCGTGATAATTCAGCGCGTACACGTTTCAGTGAGCCGTCAGATCGGGTCGGATACCAGCCGCCTCGAAAGGGTAGTGGAGGGGTTCTTGTTCCCCATAAAAATAAGATACAGAACATGTTCGTGGACTCTCCCGTCCGATAAGACTCGAATTACGCACTTATCACCAACACAGGGCGTAGCAATGGGTGTGAGACGAAGACGCATCGACTCGCAGCGAACCTATTGAAAAGAAGATAACATGAAATACCCTTACAACAGACGAACGATTCTGAAGACGATCGGTGC
This window encodes:
- a CDS encoding COG1361 S-layer family protein, whose amino-acid sequence is MKKPRRIGKVVLVGVLVLSLLSMPVAAKYSVIGRPSIELSAHDNHVTAESRATLSVSVANDGSLDQGGPADLERRVKTARNVRMTVLSGRIDAPITLKSGEALVGNVPEGGLQRPVTFKLDIGDAAPGAYRIPIRVEYDYTVAAHYWQTGGPPGYSDVEYTDLTKSEIKYVTLVVEDRPEFEIVDRTSDSITAGDTGTLSFGLKNVGTQTATDARVRLRSNHTTVRFGEYAAPQPTADVFVPSLDPGETTTVEVQAVASRDVSPGSYPVIAGVEYEDPSGITERSSPLQFGVEVRPEQSFAVRDVASNLSVGDDGTVTATLVNEGPTDVDNAVVVYPSEGRTLSPTETEYAVGDLASGDASTFQFEFDVGEEADASPRMPSFVVRYRNAGGEVRRSEPIDVPVEVGPEEDPFRVEPVATTVDAGGQTTVELEVTNTGTEPLTDVEAKLFTDDPLSSDNDEAFVGQLAPGESTTMTFAVGAAGGIIVKTYPVSVDFTYEDASGDTELSDTYRVPIDVTEPSDGGVPWPILAGVGVAMVALVAWKRDALRGLR
- a CDS encoding helix-turn-helix domain-containing protein, with protein sequence MPRAKLRLSVPDAVWIHDISVDHPAVTFQVVATLSSEDNGIALLKVRTADPLPILTEIRERDDITDFDLLWKRDNVTMIQIETTNPLLLFPILKAGVPLQTPFEISDGTAVWVITTSSERLSALGTRLDQAGIEFAIEYVHNEPPDPAEQLLTDRQREVLLAAAAQGYYETPRRITLTELSNSLDIAKATGSDVLHRAEGKILTWFIEEYLSSSAALV